From a single Intestinibaculum porci genomic region:
- a CDS encoding LCP family protein codes for MFNRRIFSLIQIIASIAFLITMITSGLFPVKYIIIFIIIFVVLVILFDKMMKPKKVLVAAPRHARGYKKVKKNGKRQLVGRVLTLLVSIFLFVGCFYVHTGSSTIATLTSSDNTITTRYNLYTLKSKGYNSVSDLENKTIANAGSFDSTDFNTASKALQKKISYQAKAFTSYQQMENALYNGEVDAILMNGYYETMMKKYHANFVNDVSAVWYTEMKETASSTAAAKDFSKDTFTIYLSGVDSRGGVTKTSRSDSNILVTINPKTKQILMTSIPRDYYVNFAMAQGAKDKLTHAALFGTINSMRTIEKFMGIKIDFYCRVNFEALVKIVDALDGIKVYSDKAFTPWTNHSVRIKKGWQTMDGKTALAFARERKTYTEGDRHRAANQQAVMKAIIKKMESPKILTNFSQLMSAISGLFQTDISTAQLRQLVNYQLDNNVDWTFSQSVLKGTSQKQLGGLLMPNTAIYYMTPDAKSILENATYITDMQAGKKITVSSDSSLASETDET; via the coding sequence GTGTTTAATCGAAGAATCTTTTCACTGATTCAGATCATTGCGTCGATTGCCTTTTTAATCACGATGATCACATCTGGATTATTTCCAGTCAAGTATATTATTATATTTATTATTATTTTTGTGGTTTTAGTCATCTTATTTGACAAAATGATGAAGCCTAAGAAAGTTTTAGTCGCGGCGCCGCGTCATGCCCGGGGCTATAAGAAAGTCAAAAAGAATGGTAAAAGACAGCTTGTTGGCCGCGTTTTAACATTGCTTGTCTCAATTTTCTTATTTGTTGGCTGCTTCTATGTCCATACCGGATCAAGTACGATCGCCACTTTAACGAGCAGCGATAATACGATCACGACCCGTTATAATCTTTATACTTTAAAAAGTAAAGGGTATAATAGCGTAAGTGATTTAGAAAACAAAACGATCGCCAATGCTGGCAGCTTTGATAGTACTGACTTCAATACGGCGAGCAAAGCACTGCAGAAGAAAATCAGCTATCAGGCTAAGGCTTTTACGTCTTACCAGCAAATGGAAAATGCTCTCTATAACGGCGAAGTAGATGCTATTTTAATGAACGGCTATTATGAGACAATGATGAAGAAATATCATGCTAACTTTGTTAATGATGTTTCAGCTGTATGGTATACTGAGATGAAAGAAACAGCTAGCAGCACTGCCGCGGCAAAGGATTTCTCAAAAGATACGTTTACGATTTATTTATCAGGTGTTGATAGCCGTGGCGGGGTAACGAAAACATCACGTTCGGATTCCAATATCTTAGTGACGATCAATCCAAAAACTAAACAAATCTTAATGACCAGTATCCCGCGTGACTATTATGTCAACTTTGCGATGGCCCAAGGGGCAAAAGATAAATTGACGCATGCAGCGTTATTTGGGACGATTAACTCAATGCGGACGATTGAAAAATTTATGGGTATTAAGATTGATTTCTATTGTCGTGTTAACTTTGAAGCGCTCGTTAAAATTGTCGATGCGTTAGATGGCATTAAAGTCTACTCTGATAAAGCCTTTACGCCATGGACCAACCATAGTGTGCGCATTAAAAAAGGCTGGCAGACAATGGATGGAAAAACGGCTTTAGCGTTTGCTCGTGAACGTAAGACGTATACCGAAGGGGACCGTCATCGTGCCGCTAATCAGCAGGCAGTGATGAAAGCCATTATTAAAAAAATGGAATCACCAAAGATTCTGACGAATTTCTCTCAGCTGATGAGTGCGATTAGCGGCTTATTCCAGACCGATATTTCAACGGCGCAGTTACGCCAGTTAGTCAATTATCAGCTTGACAACAATGTCGATTGGACCTTCTCACAGTCGGTCTTAAAAGGAACCTCACAAAAGCAGTTAGGCGGTCTGTTAATGCCAAATACTGCCATTTATTATATGACCCCTGATGCAAAGTCTATTTTAGAAAATGCGACTTACATTACCGATATGCAAGCTGGCAAGAAGATAACTGTCAGCAGTGATTCTTCTTTGGCGAGTGAAACGGATGAAACTTAG
- a CDS encoding ABC transporter ATP-binding protein produces the protein MDYAIEMLHITKEFPGIKANDDITLQVKQGEIHALLGENGAGKSTLMSILFGLYQPDIGTIKIHGQEVKINDPNDANKYKIGMVHQHFKLVHNFTVLENIILGIEETGFAGKIKRAGARKKVMELSEKYHLNVDPDAKIEDITVGMQQRVEILKMLFRDNEILIFDEPTAVLTPQEIDELMHIMKDLIKEGKSIIFITHKLNEIKAVADRCTIIRKGKYVDTVNVADVSKEQLSELMVGHKVNFIVDKAPAQPGDTVLHVEHLTYQPKGANKPLLNDVSFDVRRGEIVCIAGIDGNGQSELVYNISGIENPTSGKITLNGKDITHDSIRHRNDDGLAVIPEDRHKHGLVLDYNVAENMILKSYYKPEYQSHGFLKFDEMYKNADHLIEEYDVRSGEGAKSSARGMSGGNQQKAIVAREIESGSDLLIAVQPTRGLDVGAIEFIHKQIVKHRDNNKAVLLVSLELDEVMTVSDRILVMYEGEIVGDLDPKQTNVKELGLYMAGSKRGAGYEK, from the coding sequence GTGGACTACGCTATTGAAATGCTTCATATTACCAAGGAATTCCCTGGTATTAAAGCAAACGATGATATCACTCTCCAGGTCAAGCAAGGTGAAATTCATGCCTTATTAGGAGAGAACGGGGCCGGGAAATCAACATTAATGAGTATTCTGTTTGGCTTATACCAGCCAGATATCGGAACGATTAAAATCCATGGTCAGGAAGTCAAAATCAATGACCCGAATGATGCCAACAAATATAAAATCGGGATGGTGCATCAGCACTTTAAATTAGTACATAACTTTACGGTTTTAGAAAACATCATTTTAGGTATTGAGGAAACGGGGTTTGCCGGCAAAATTAAACGCGCCGGGGCACGCAAGAAAGTGATGGAACTTTCCGAAAAATATCACTTGAATGTCGATCCAGATGCAAAAATTGAGGATATTACGGTCGGCATGCAGCAGCGTGTAGAAATTTTGAAAATGTTGTTCAGAGATAATGAAATTCTCATTTTCGATGAACCAACAGCGGTGTTAACGCCGCAGGAAATCGATGAACTGATGCATATTATGAAAGACTTAATCAAAGAAGGTAAGTCAATCATCTTTATTACGCATAAGCTCAACGAAATTAAAGCGGTCGCTGATCGCTGTACGATTATTAGAAAAGGGAAATATGTTGACACAGTCAATGTGGCTGATGTCTCAAAAGAACAGTTATCAGAACTGATGGTTGGTCATAAAGTCAACTTCATCGTTGATAAAGCGCCAGCGCAGCCAGGCGATACAGTTTTACATGTCGAACATCTGACTTATCAGCCAAAAGGCGCTAACAAGCCATTGTTAAATGATGTCTCTTTCGATGTCAGACGCGGGGAAATCGTCTGTATCGCGGGGATTGATGGCAATGGTCAGTCAGAACTTGTTTACAATATTTCTGGGATCGAGAATCCAACAAGCGGTAAGATTACCTTAAATGGAAAAGATATTACCCATGATTCGATTCGTCACCGTAATGATGACGGTTTAGCGGTGATTCCAGAAGACCGTCATAAACATGGCTTGGTCTTAGACTATAACGTGGCGGAAAATATGATTCTGAAATCTTATTACAAACCAGAATATCAGTCACATGGTTTTCTTAAATTTGATGAGATGTATAAAAATGCTGATCATTTGATCGAAGAATATGATGTCCGCAGCGGTGAAGGTGCGAAGTCAAGTGCCCGCGGGATGTCTGGCGGGAACCAGCAGAAAGCAATCGTGGCGAGAGAAATTGAATCGGGCAGCGATTTACTTATTGCCGTGCAGCCAACGCGAGGCTTGGATGTTGGGGCCATCGAATTTATTCACAAACAGATTGTTAAACATCGTGACAACAATAAAGCTGTTTTATTAGTATCCTTAGAATTAGATGAAGTCATGACCGTCAGCGATCGCATCTTAGTAATGTATGAAGGTGAAATCGTTGGGGATCTTGATCCAAAACAGACAAACGTCAAAGAGTTAGGTCTTTATATGGCTGGTTCAAAGCGAGGTGCAGGATATGAAAAATAA
- a CDS encoding DUF896 domain-containing protein — MANEMEQLIAEINALAHKSKEVGLTDEEKERQQALRAKYIEIFKGNLRSQLENIRVVDPNGNDITPRRKHKKVN, encoded by the coding sequence ATGGCAAATGAAATGGAACAGCTGATTGCAGAAATCAATGCATTAGCACATAAAAGTAAAGAAGTCGGTTTAACCGATGAAGAAAAAGAGCGTCAGCAGGCACTGCGCGCCAAATATATTGAAATCTTTAAAGGGAACCTTCGTTCTCAGCTTGAAAACATTCGTGTTGTCGATCCGAATGGAAACGATATCACGCCTAGACGTAAACATAAAAAGGTAAATTAA
- the tkt gene encoding transketolase, whose translation MDSTLSIATIRSLVIDMINKANSGHPGMAIGSAPALYTLWTKELRVFADQPKWQNRDRFVLASGHACALLYSLLHLSGYDLSMEDLKQFRQWESKTPGHPEMRITEGVDASSGPLGQGLPTAVGMAIAEKFLAEKFNKDGFDVVDHYTYVLCGDGDMQEGVTYEGSSLAGHLALGKLIVIYDANNVTLDGPLSYSFSENVKKRYEAMNWQVIEVADGEDINAISKAIKKAKREKFKPSLIINHTVIGRGSAKEGTNAVHGAPLGAEDGKRAKQSYGFDYDEEFFVPEEVYDDFKKNVYTRSKRAFNKWFKMMSRYREEYPEDYKAYEAAISGRYYLDIKPLLDQFQPGMSEATRNTSLTCIQEVAKQLPTFISGTADLASSTKTTIKGEERFSPENYAGRNMYFGIREFAMVCIMNGITLHKGIKIAAGGFLVFSDYFKAGLRMACLQELPIILPLSHDSIAVGEDGPTHQPVEQLASLRSMLDLLVIRPADANEMACAWKIAVESQSTPTALILTRQNVENCTNAAYEDVIRGAYIVSPEQDELDGIIIATGSEVELALKTQKELFALGYKGVRVVSMPCTELFDAQNSEYKDYILPKSCRRRMSIEMASDFGWYKYIGLDGYAMCVNTFGSSAPASRVIPEYGFTVENAVQNYLKLCDE comes from the coding sequence ATGGATTCGACACTATCTATTGCGACAATTCGTTCTTTAGTGATCGATATGATCAATAAGGCGAATTCTGGCCATCCCGGGATGGCTATTGGCTCAGCGCCAGCACTTTATACATTATGGACAAAGGAATTAAGAGTCTTTGCCGACCAGCCAAAATGGCAGAACCGCGATCGCTTTGTTTTGGCGAGTGGTCACGCTTGTGCGCTTCTTTATTCATTACTCCATTTATCTGGCTATGATCTTTCAATGGAAGATTTAAAACAGTTCAGACAATGGGAATCTAAGACACCAGGTCATCCTGAAATGAGAATCACCGAAGGCGTTGATGCTTCTTCGGGTCCTCTTGGTCAGGGCCTTCCAACCGCTGTCGGAATGGCTATTGCCGAAAAGTTTTTAGCGGAAAAATTTAATAAAGATGGCTTTGATGTTGTTGATCATTATACTTATGTTTTATGTGGTGATGGTGATATGCAGGAAGGAGTCACTTATGAAGGCTCTTCACTCGCAGGTCATTTGGCATTAGGAAAACTTATTGTCATTTATGATGCCAATAATGTCACTCTTGATGGACCATTATCTTATTCATTTAGCGAAAACGTTAAAAAACGTTATGAAGCGATGAACTGGCAGGTTATTGAAGTGGCTGACGGTGAAGATATCAATGCCATTTCTAAAGCTATTAAAAAGGCGAAACGGGAAAAATTTAAACCATCATTAATTATCAATCATACAGTGATTGGTCGCGGCAGTGCTAAAGAGGGCACAAATGCGGTTCATGGTGCACCGCTCGGCGCTGAAGATGGCAAGCGTGCAAAACAGTCTTATGGCTTTGATTATGATGAAGAATTCTTTGTACCAGAAGAAGTGTATGACGATTTCAAGAAAAACGTTTATACACGCTCTAAACGCGCCTTCAATAAATGGTTTAAGATGATGAGCCGTTACAGAGAAGAATATCCAGAAGATTATAAAGCTTATGAAGCTGCCATTTCTGGTCGCTACTATTTAGATATTAAACCATTGTTAGATCAGTTCCAGCCTGGGATGAGCGAAGCAACCCGTAATACGAGCTTAACATGTATTCAGGAAGTCGCTAAACAGCTTCCGACTTTTATTTCCGGAACGGCTGATTTAGCCTCTTCTACCAAGACGACAATCAAAGGGGAAGAGCGCTTCTCACCAGAAAACTATGCTGGTCGTAATATGTACTTTGGGATCCGTGAATTTGCGATGGTCTGCATCATGAACGGGATCACTTTACATAAAGGAATCAAGATTGCGGCTGGCGGTTTCTTAGTCTTCTCAGATTACTTCAAAGCCGGCTTACGTATGGCTTGTCTGCAGGAACTGCCAATTATCTTACCATTATCCCATGATTCTATTGCCGTCGGGGAAGATGGGCCAACCCATCAGCCTGTTGAACAGCTTGCTTCATTGCGTTCAATGCTGGACTTATTAGTTATTCGTCCTGCTGATGCTAATGAAATGGCTTGTGCCTGGAAGATTGCTGTAGAATCACAGTCTACCCCAACTGCGCTTATCTTAACCCGTCAGAATGTCGAAAACTGTACCAATGCGGCTTACGAAGATGTCATCCGCGGCGCCTATATTGTTTCTCCGGAACAGGATGAATTAGATGGTATTATCATTGCCACTGGTTCAGAAGTCGAATTAGCCTTAAAGACTCAAAAAGAATTATTTGCGTTAGGCTATAAAGGGGTCCGCGTTGTCTCAATGCCATGTACGGAATTATTCGATGCCCAAAATAGTGAATACAAAGATTATATCTTACCAAAATCATGCCGTCGTCGTATGTCGATTGAAATGGCGAGTGACTTTGGCTGGTATAAATATATCGGTTTAGATGGTTATGCGATGTGTGTGAATACCTTTGGTTCAAGTGCACCAGCAAGCCGGGTGATTCCGGAATATGGTTTCACTGTTGAAAATGCGGTTCAGAATTATTTAAAATTATGTGACGAATAA
- a CDS encoding ABC transporter permease → MSLVYFLFAQTLLFAIPLMIVALGGMFSERSGVVNLALEGIMIIGGFSGVFFMHYMQENDIMHGMPLLFLSLLIAGVVGLLFSLLHAFAAINLRADQTISGTALNMLAPAIGIFIAKAVQDGSQNVSFTNEFRITKVPVLGDIPVLGDLFFKNCYVTTFLAIAILLISAYFLLKTRTGLHIRACGENPQAADAAGISVYKTRYLGVILSGILGGMGGLIYIIPISTEFTCSVDGYGFLALAVLIFGNYSPYRIAGAAFFFGITKTLAYTYNSVPFLAALKLPDTVYKLIPYIATLILLAFTSKNSAAPKADGIPYDKSKR, encoded by the coding sequence ATGAGCCTGGTTTATTTCTTATTTGCACAGACATTATTATTTGCGATTCCATTAATGATTGTCGCTTTAGGCGGTATGTTCTCTGAACGAAGCGGTGTTGTCAACTTAGCTTTGGAAGGGATCATGATCATTGGTGGTTTCTCAGGAGTATTCTTCATGCATTACATGCAGGAAAATGACATTATGCATGGGATGCCATTATTATTCCTTTCGTTATTAATTGCTGGCGTTGTAGGATTGTTATTCTCACTCTTACATGCTTTTGCGGCGATTAACTTACGCGCTGACCAGACGATTTCTGGTACAGCCTTAAATATGTTAGCACCAGCCATCGGGATCTTTATTGCGAAAGCTGTTCAGGATGGTTCTCAGAACGTTTCTTTCACAAATGAATTCCGTATTACCAAAGTGCCAGTTTTAGGCGATATCCCAGTCTTAGGCGATCTCTTCTTTAAAAACTGTTATGTCACAACATTTTTAGCAATTGCGATCTTACTGATCAGTGCTTATTTCTTATTAAAGACACGTACTGGTTTACACATCCGTGCCTGCGGGGAAAATCCTCAGGCCGCAGATGCAGCTGGGATCTCTGTTTATAAGACTCGTTACTTAGGTGTTATCCTTTCGGGGATCTTAGGTGGTATGGGTGGTCTCATCTATATCATTCCAATCTCAACAGAGTTTACATGTTCCGTTGATGGGTATGGGTTCTTAGCTTTAGCCGTATTAATTTTCGGTAACTATTCACCATATCGTATCGCTGGCGCAGCTTTCTTCTTTGGGATTACCAAGACCTTAGCATATACTTATAACTCAGTTCCATTCTTAGCAGCCTTAAAACTGCCAGATACGGTTTATAAGTTAATTCCTTATATCGCCACATTAATCTTATTAGCCTTCACATCGAAGAATTCCGCTGCCCCTAAAGCAGATGGTATTCCATACGATAAGTCAAAGCGATAA
- a CDS encoding ABC transporter permease produces the protein MKNKTGFLQKEGTRSFLSSLIAIAIGLLFGFIIMLISEPGSALQGIGILLSGGFDSGMTSLGNVLYLAVPVMMTGLSVAFAYKMGEFNIGVPGQYVVGSFVGLYIAIKWTFLPNSIAWIVAILLGGLAGAIWAFVPGILKAKCNVNVVISGIMMNYVGLLLVIQGVKSSIYESTGAQSQVVSAARAIPKFGMDVIFPESSANFGFVIACLLCVLAWVIMNKTTFGYELKATGFNKDAAKYAGMNETKNVIMALVLAGFFAGCGGAIAYLGGTGKALQISEVLPPEGFNGIPVALLGFSNPIGCIFASLFIAYVNVGGSFVQNIFPIEIVDIITGVIVYFASFTLFIKLMFARHEANKEKKRLEAAEKGGAQ, from the coding sequence ATGAAAAATAAAACAGGATTCTTACAAAAAGAAGGAACAAGATCATTCCTCTCTTCTCTCATTGCCATTGCCATCGGTTTATTATTTGGGTTTATCATTATGCTCATCTCTGAACCGGGCTCAGCGCTGCAGGGAATTGGGATTCTTTTATCGGGCGGCTTTGATAGCGGCATGACCTCACTGGGCAATGTCCTTTACTTAGCAGTGCCTGTTATGATGACCGGGTTATCGGTGGCTTTTGCCTATAAGATGGGCGAATTCAATATCGGGGTCCCAGGTCAGTATGTCGTTGGTTCATTTGTTGGTTTATACATTGCCATTAAGTGGACATTCTTACCAAATAGTATCGCTTGGATCGTCGCTATTTTACTAGGTGGTCTGGCGGGAGCAATCTGGGCTTTCGTACCAGGGATCCTTAAAGCGAAGTGTAACGTCAACGTCGTTATTTCTGGGATTATGATGAACTATGTTGGTTTATTATTAGTTATCCAGGGGGTAAAAAGTTCCATTTATGAATCGACCGGAGCGCAGTCACAGGTTGTCTCTGCGGCCAGAGCCATTCCAAAATTTGGCATGGATGTGATCTTCCCTGAATCAAGTGCGAACTTTGGCTTTGTGATTGCCTGCTTACTTTGTGTATTGGCGTGGGTCATCATGAATAAAACGACCTTTGGTTATGAATTAAAAGCCACTGGTTTCAATAAAGATGCAGCGAAATATGCTGGTATGAATGAAACCAAAAATGTCATTATGGCTTTAGTCTTAGCTGGTTTCTTTGCAGGATGCGGCGGCGCCATCGCTTACCTTGGCGGCACTGGGAAAGCTTTACAGATTTCTGAAGTTTTACCTCCTGAAGGGTTTAACGGGATTCCAGTAGCCTTACTTGGCTTCTCTAATCCAATCGGCTGTATCTTTGCATCATTATTTATCGCTTATGTCAATGTCGGCGGTTCTTTTGTCCAGAATATCTTCCCAATTGAAATCGTTGATATTATTACCGGTGTCATCGTTTACTTTGCATCCTTCACATTATTTATTAAATTAATGTTTGCTCGTCATGAAGCAAACAAGGAAAAGAAACGACTTGAAGCCGCAGAAAAAGGAGGCGCACAATAA